The following proteins are encoded in a genomic region of Hymenobacter siberiensis:
- a CDS encoding DUF4153 domain-containing protein: MRRSWFYGRFFLVPLGILGAFHLLFAVANPRHEALSSQALARLGEWLVRLLPDISLGHLLFIALGFLVTAGVVIVVPVYYFADHESRFGEFVRRQRDRVASFGVRRPDFGFRNTRMLDLRKEFLVAAAVFGLVNVLLLAVNAIDINWLWFGFEPAPMFDLAQFVHEGTYVLIFSILLAMGIVLWFFRRNLNFYAPGLPWLRWGATVWVAQNVVLAASVGLRNYYYILNSGIAYKRIGVCFFLLLVFFGLAMVLLKIWQRRSAYSLVRLNSLAAYAVLLLLAAGNWEVWIAEYNLQARFRSVDIGFLLAMPGRTLPTLVAHRSALDAAAHLTTADEYGNATAIMAAAAQQHLNAAVVEWQAHHRAQTGWQGFTYADWQAYQQLKNSNSHLYRTYAVEALTN; encoded by the coding sequence ATGCGCCGCAGCTGGTTCTACGGCCGCTTTTTTCTGGTGCCGCTGGGCATTCTGGGGGCTTTTCACCTGCTCTTCGCGGTGGCCAACCCGCGCCACGAGGCCCTGAGCAGCCAGGCGCTGGCGCGGCTGGGCGAGTGGTTGGTGCGGTTGCTGCCCGATATCTCCTTGGGCCACCTGCTGTTTATCGCGCTGGGCTTTCTGGTAACGGCCGGGGTGGTGATAGTGGTGCCGGTGTACTACTTCGCCGACCACGAATCACGCTTCGGGGAGTTTGTGCGGCGGCAGCGCGACCGGGTGGCCTCCTTCGGGGTGCGCCGGCCCGATTTCGGCTTCCGCAACACCCGGATGCTCGATTTGCGCAAGGAATTTCTGGTCGCCGCCGCCGTTTTCGGGCTGGTGAATGTGCTGCTGCTAGCGGTGAATGCCATCGATATCAATTGGCTCTGGTTTGGGTTCGAGCCCGCGCCGATGTTCGACCTGGCGCAGTTCGTGCACGAAGGCACGTATGTGCTCATCTTCAGCATCCTGCTGGCCATGGGCATCGTGCTGTGGTTCTTCCGTCGCAACCTGAATTTTTATGCGCCCGGTCTGCCGTGGCTGCGCTGGGGCGCCACGGTGTGGGTGGCCCAAAATGTCGTGCTGGCTGCCTCGGTGGGCCTGCGCAATTATTACTATATTCTGAACAGCGGGATTGCCTACAAGCGCATTGGGGTGTGCTTCTTCCTGCTGCTGGTGTTTTTTGGGCTGGCCATGGTGCTGCTCAAAATCTGGCAGCGCCGCTCGGCCTACAGCCTCGTACGCCTCAATTCGCTGGCCGCTTATGCGGTGCTGCTGCTACTGGCCGCCGGCAACTGGGAGGTCTGGATTGCGGAGTACAACCTCCAGGCCCGCTTCCGCAGCGTCGATATTGGCTTTCTGCTGGCCATGCCCGGCCGCACGCTGCCCACGCTGGTAGCCCACCGCAGCGCGCTCGATGCCGCCGCCCACCTCACCACCGCCGATGAATACGGCAATGCCACCGCCATCATGGCCGCCGCTGCCCAGCAGCACCTCAACGCGGCCGTGGTTGAATGGCAGGCGCACCACCGGGCCCAAACCGGCTGGCAGGGCTTCACCTACGCCGACTGGCAGGCTTACCAGCAATTGAAAAACAGCAATAGTCACTTATATAGGACTTACGCAGTTGAAGCACTAACCAACTGA
- a CDS encoding winged helix-turn-helix domain-containing protein — protein MKHLIHTLNKAFDHRVRLGVMAVLLANDSVSFNDLKEVLDLTDGNLASHVAALEKAEYVLVSKQFIGKKPNTTYTATAAGKAAFQQHLATLEKLLRP, from the coding sequence GTGAAGCACCTCATCCACACTCTCAATAAGGCCTTTGACCACCGCGTGCGGCTGGGCGTAATGGCCGTGCTGTTGGCCAACGATTCTGTGAGCTTCAACGACTTAAAAGAAGTGCTCGACCTGACCGATGGCAACCTTGCCAGCCACGTAGCCGCCCTCGAAAAAGCCGAATACGTCCTCGTCAGCAAGCAGTTTATCGGCAAGAAACCCAACACGACTTACACCGCTACCGCCGCCGGCAAGGCCGCGTTTCAGCAGCACCTGGCCACGCTGGAGAAGCTGCTGCGGCCCTGA
- a CDS encoding sensor histidine kinase, with the protein MSLTFKNRIALHYMLATAALVAAVYLVVFGVVQHRVYLDLDNSLRFEVAKHMGKLRLDGSQVVFLHRQEWQEREHREVQVAPVFIQLADARGRVLDRSPNLKNDLLPFDATPPLVPLNSTLRGQALRQLAEPIRPAGTTVGYLVAAISSEAARHVLDSLETVLLLSFPVVLLLVFGLARGLAGRSIAPIAQITATTNRITSNNLAERIALPPRPDELHTLASAINSLLQRIEQAVEREKQFTADASHELRTPLAVLRGTLEVLVRKPRTPAEYVESIGLGIGEIDRLSLLVDQLLLLARFGTQAKDLKRQELSVLSCVHDVLHRHRVDLSAKHIRVDVEDGDLPPIVSDPFLVDLILDNLLANAIKYSPAGSAITVGFSRPAAHLRCTISDEGIGIRPEDLARIFDPLFRSDALAHKQIGGTGLGLSIVAKACGLLHIEVSVASELGRGTTFTLLFPAESA; encoded by the coding sequence ATGTCGCTCACTTTCAAAAACCGCATTGCCCTGCACTACATGCTGGCCACCGCCGCGCTGGTGGCGGCCGTGTACCTGGTGGTTTTTGGCGTGGTGCAGCACCGGGTGTACCTCGATTTGGACAACAGCCTGCGATTTGAGGTGGCCAAGCACATGGGAAAGTTGCGGCTGGATGGTTCGCAGGTGGTCTTTTTGCACCGGCAGGAGTGGCAGGAGCGGGAGCACCGCGAGGTGCAGGTGGCCCCGGTGTTCATTCAACTGGCCGATGCGCGCGGCCGGGTGCTCGACCGCTCGCCCAACCTGAAAAATGACCTGTTGCCCTTCGACGCCACCCCGCCGCTGGTGCCGCTGAATTCCACGCTGCGCGGGCAGGCCCTGCGGCAACTGGCCGAGCCTATTCGGCCGGCCGGCACCACGGTGGGCTATCTGGTGGCGGCCATTTCGTCGGAGGCGGCCCGGCACGTGCTCGACAGCCTCGAAACCGTGCTGCTGCTTTCGTTTCCGGTGGTGCTGCTGCTGGTGTTTGGGCTGGCGCGGGGGCTGGCCGGGCGCAGCATTGCGCCCATTGCCCAAATTACGGCCACCACCAACCGCATTACCAGCAACAACTTAGCCGAGCGCATTGCCCTGCCGCCGCGCCCCGACGAGCTCCACACCCTGGCCAGCGCCATCAACAGCCTGCTCCAGCGCATCGAGCAGGCGGTGGAGCGCGAAAAGCAATTCACCGCCGATGCCTCGCACGAGCTGCGCACGCCGCTGGCCGTGCTGCGCGGCACCCTCGAAGTGCTGGTGCGCAAGCCCCGCACGCCCGCCGAATACGTGGAAAGCATCGGCCTCGGCATCGGCGAAATCGACCGCCTCAGCCTCCTCGTCGACCAGCTGCTGTTGCTGGCCCGCTTCGGAACCCAGGCCAAAGACCTGAAGCGGCAGGAGCTGTCGGTGCTCAGCTGCGTGCACGATGTGCTGCATCGCCACCGCGTCGACCTCAGTGCCAAGCACATCCGCGTCGATGTGGAAGACGGTGACCTGCCGCCCATCGTGTCAGACCCATTTCTGGTCGATTTGATTCTGGACAACCTGCTGGCCAATGCCATTAAGTATTCGCCTGCCGGCTCTGCCATCACCGTGGGTTTCTCGCGGCCCGCAGCGCACCTGCGCTGCACCATCAGCGACGAGGGTATCGGCATTCGGCCGGAGGATTTGGCGCGGATTTTCGACCCGCTTTTTCGGTCCGATGCGCTGGCGCACAAGCAAATCGGCGGTACCGGGCTGGGCTTGTCCATTGTGGCCAAGGCTTGCGGTCTACTGCACATCGAGGTGAGCGTGGCCAGCGAGCTGGGCCGGGGCACCACGTTTACCCTGCTGTTTCCCGCCGAATCGGCGTAG
- a CDS encoding response regulator transcription factor encodes MNLLLIEDESGIARFLKQGLEEEGFVVDVAAAGPAGLAQAQARPYDLLLVDWMLPGLTGLEVCQQLRARQLTTPLIFLTAKDTVADTVAGLQAGANDYIKKPFHFAELLERIRVQLRPVPASAEQFVLGPITLDVDTHQVHKNDKKIALTQKEFALLEYLLRNKGKVCRRQSIIENVWDIHFEYNTGVLDVYMNALRKKLVMRKDDEYLQTVRGIGYVARD; translated from the coding sequence ATGAACCTGCTACTCATCGAAGACGAATCCGGTATTGCCCGCTTTCTGAAACAGGGCCTCGAGGAAGAGGGCTTTGTGGTGGATGTGGCCGCTGCCGGCCCCGCCGGCCTCGCCCAGGCCCAGGCCCGGCCCTACGACCTGCTGCTCGTGGACTGGATGCTGCCCGGCCTCACGGGGCTGGAAGTGTGCCAGCAGCTGCGCGCCCGGCAGCTCACGACGCCCCTTATCTTCCTCACGGCCAAAGACACCGTGGCCGATACCGTGGCCGGCTTGCAGGCCGGTGCCAACGACTACATCAAAAAACCGTTTCATTTTGCGGAGCTGCTGGAGCGCATCAGAGTGCAGCTGCGGCCCGTGCCCGCGTCGGCCGAGCAGTTCGTGCTCGGCCCCATCACGCTGGATGTGGACACGCACCAGGTGCATAAAAACGACAAGAAAATTGCCCTCACCCAGAAGGAATTTGCCCTGCTTGAATACCTGCTGCGCAACAAGGGCAAGGTGTGCCGCCGCCAAAGCATTATCGAAAATGTGTGGGACATTCACTTCGAATACAATACCGGCGTGCTCGATGTGTACATGAACGCGCTGCGTAAGAAGCTGGTTATGAGAAAGGATGACGAGTATTTGCAGACCGTGCGCGGCATTGGTTACGTGGCCCGGGACTAG
- a CDS encoding class I SAM-dependent methyltransferase: MRLRLRLFEFEDLPWFPATIRAGMMDYLRFMISLLGTYRPIAPLLAEGLTRTAQTHVLELGAGAGGGTETVLAALRTHGQPTATITLTDLYPQPVAWADIARRTHGAIGYEPAAVNALAVPAQLAGFRTIFSAFHHFPPEAATAMLRDAVRAGTGIGVFEGAGKHWAELLLAVTVLPVAQLLLTPFFRPFRLSRLVFTYLIPIIPLCTIWDGSVSLLRMYSTAELLALARAADPDSTFAWQAGKKRHWWGPQVTYLIGWPNATLN, from the coding sequence ATGCGCCTTCGCCTTCGGTTGTTTGAGTTTGAGGATTTGCCGTGGTTTCCGGCCACCATTCGGGCCGGGATGATGGATTACCTACGATTTATGATTTCGCTGCTGGGCACCTACCGGCCCATTGCCCCGCTGCTGGCCGAGGGCCTCACCCGCACCGCCCAAACCCACGTGCTGGAGCTAGGTGCCGGGGCCGGCGGCGGCACCGAGACCGTGCTGGCCGCCCTGCGCACCCACGGCCAGCCCACGGCCACCATCACCCTCACCGACCTCTACCCCCAGCCCGTCGCCTGGGCCGATATTGCCCGGCGCACCCACGGCGCCATTGGCTACGAGCCGGCGGCGGTAAATGCCCTGGCTGTGCCCGCGCAGCTGGCGGGCTTCCGCACCATTTTTTCGGCCTTCCACCACTTCCCGCCCGAGGCGGCCACTGCCATGCTGCGCGATGCCGTGCGGGCCGGCACCGGCATCGGCGTGTTTGAGGGGGCGGGCAAGCACTGGGCCGAGCTGCTGCTGGCCGTGACGGTGCTGCCGGTGGCGCAGCTGCTGCTCACCCCGTTTTTCCGGCCATTTCGACTCAGCCGACTGGTATTTACTTACTTAATTCCCATCATTCCGCTCTGCACTATCTGGGATGGGTCGGTATCGCTGCTGCGCATGTACTCCACGGCCGAGCTGCTGGCCCTGGCCCGGGCGGCCGACCCGGACAGCACTTTCGCCTGGCAGGCCGGCAAAAAGCGGCACTGGTGGGGGCCACAGGTCACGTATCTCATCGGCTGGCCAAATGCTACGCTTAATTGA
- a CDS encoding UbiA family prenyltransferase produces the protein MIIENYRRALPLLRIPFSVYLMPVFWFGLSALRGPWSGWRALSVFVVLHLLAYPASNGYNSYYDKDEGSIGGLKAPPKVTPELLHLVWLFDALAVAGAALLSLPFAALVVVYLLVSKAYSYEGIRLKKYPLLSTLVVVIFQGAFTLLMTQVGVGATPTQLFEKTNLLLALVSTLFLCGSYPLTQVYQHEEDARRGDHTLSLRLGIRGTFIFAAVGLLAGAAALGLAYWLRQEIHPLLIFLVATGPVVVLFGRWAWAVWHDESAADFEHTMRMNQISSLCLSAAFIAMLLWR, from the coding sequence TTGATAATTGAAAATTATCGGCGGGCACTGCCGCTGCTGCGCATCCCGTTTTCCGTGTACCTCATGCCCGTATTCTGGTTTGGGCTGAGTGCCCTGCGCGGGCCGTGGAGCGGCTGGCGGGCCCTGAGCGTGTTTGTGGTGCTGCACCTGCTGGCGTACCCCGCCTCCAACGGCTACAATTCCTATTACGATAAGGACGAAGGCAGCATTGGTGGCCTCAAAGCGCCGCCCAAAGTCACGCCCGAGCTGCTGCACCTGGTCTGGCTGTTCGATGCGCTGGCCGTGGCGGGCGCGGCGCTGCTGTCACTGCCCTTCGCGGCGCTGGTGGTGGTGTATTTGCTGGTGTCAAAAGCCTACAGCTACGAGGGCATCCGGCTGAAGAAATACCCGCTGCTGAGCACGCTGGTAGTGGTTATTTTCCAGGGCGCTTTCACGTTGCTGATGACGCAGGTGGGCGTGGGCGCTACGCCGACGCAGCTTTTTGAGAAAACCAATCTGCTGCTGGCCTTGGTGAGCACGCTGTTCCTGTGCGGCTCCTACCCACTCACGCAGGTGTACCAGCATGAGGAAGATGCCCGGCGCGGCGACCACACCCTGAGCCTGCGACTGGGCATTCGGGGCACGTTCATATTTGCGGCGGTGGGGCTGCTGGCGGGCGCAGCGGCGCTGGGCCTGGCCTATTGGCTGCGCCAGGAAATCCACCCACTGCTGATTTTTCTGGTGGCTACCGGGCCGGTGGTGGTGCTGTTCGGCCGCTGGGCCTGGGCCGTGTGGCACGACGAAAGCGCCGCCGATTTTGAGCACACCATGCGAATGAACCAGATTTCATCGTTGTGCCTGAGCGCGGCCTTTATCGCCATGCTGCTCTGGCGCTGA
- a CDS encoding DsbA family protein — MNPESLVQLPELLYVHDPLCGWCYGMSSVINQVQRAFAGRVDVSVLCGGMVRDADAGPIGESWDYIRQALGQVEDVTGVAFGEPFKALGEAGTYYYDSEPPSRAIVAFRQLTQDPARAVAFAHAVQTAFFRDGHDLNAATTYAPLLAPFEVDEAEFLRRWAAPETATATQQELAAVARIGVQGFPTAVVRIGEQGYVLARGYQPFEQLRAGLEQLLREESGR; from the coding sequence ATGAATCCCGAATCTCTCGTCCAGCTGCCCGAGTTGCTCTACGTTCACGACCCGTTGTGCGGCTGGTGCTACGGCATGAGCTCGGTTATCAACCAGGTGCAGCGGGCGTTTGCGGGGCGCGTAGATGTGTCGGTGCTGTGCGGCGGCATGGTGCGCGATGCCGATGCCGGCCCGATTGGCGAAAGCTGGGACTACATCCGCCAGGCCCTGGGGCAGGTGGAAGACGTAACCGGCGTAGCCTTTGGCGAACCGTTCAAGGCGCTGGGCGAGGCCGGGACTTACTACTACGATTCCGAGCCGCCGAGCCGGGCCATTGTGGCGTTTCGGCAGCTTACGCAGGACCCGGCCCGCGCCGTGGCTTTTGCCCACGCCGTGCAAACGGCCTTTTTCCGCGACGGCCATGATTTGAACGCCGCCACTACGTATGCGCCGCTGCTGGCCCCGTTTGAAGTGGATGAGGCCGAATTTCTGCGGCGCTGGGCGGCACCCGAAACGGCTACGGCCACCCAACAGGAGCTTGCGGCCGTGGCCCGCATTGGGGTTCAGGGTTTCCCCACGGCCGTGGTGCGGATTGGAGAGCAGGGCTACGTGCTGGCTCGGGGCTACCAGCCGTTTGAGCAGTTGCGGGCGGGGCTGGAGCAGCTGTTGCGCGAGGAATCGGGGCGCTAA
- the rho gene encoding transcription termination factor Rho, producing the protein MHTINELKDRLLSDLKEIAENLNVGNFKRLSKQDLIYKILDHQALTPGAAPVPAIAAPAAVAPAAASPAAVVPAASAARPARTATRRAAPSTAEQPFSDVAPPVAKAPNARPAREPRREAAVAVAEEPAPAVAVAVAPTVEILDSIEGLALVTPSEATGATLAQAPATAPEEAAAPAVSADDQNAAAPRLDRPRRERVDRAGRPITEQRAAEMAAEKAANEAAAAAAPAPEPSADNREGNSNGRREFGGNGFADRRENRADRFERDNREAREPRQDQPRGPRQDQQPRENRDNQQPRNDQPRQEREPRQDQPRNDQPRGEGNRNQTREERYAQRDLQRQQRQQNPDGSPRPDQPQGQNQGQNQNQNQQQNQRPQRQELDLVVPGGGTFELMPDGGYGFLRSPYYNYLSSPDDVYVSPQQVKQFAMKPGDTVVATIRPPREGEKYFALVGVESMNGRTVEEVRDRVPFSHLTPLFADHRMKLTTKPSQISTRVLDLFAPIGKGQRGLIVAQPKTGKTVLLQEIANAIAENHPEVYLMVLLIDERPEEVTDMARTVKAEVLSSTFDETADRHVKIAEMALDKARRLVECGHDVVILLDSITRLARAYNTVQPSSSRILSGGIDAGALQKPKRFFGAARNVEGGGSLTIIATALIETGSKMDEVIFEEFKGTGNMELQLDRKLANKRVFPAIDIPASGTRREDLLMSKDELNRVWVLRKFMSDMTATEAMEFLKDRIKGTKDNEEFLLAMNG; encoded by the coding sequence ATGCATACCATTAACGAGTTGAAGGACCGGCTGCTGTCCGACCTCAAGGAAATTGCCGAAAACCTAAACGTTGGCAACTTTAAACGGCTCAGTAAGCAGGATTTGATTTATAAAATCCTCGACCACCAGGCTCTCACCCCCGGCGCGGCTCCAGTTCCAGCTATTGCTGCCCCGGCTGCCGTTGCTCCGGCGGCGGCCAGCCCGGCCGCTGTGGTGCCCGCCGCCAGTGCTGCCCGCCCAGCCCGCACGGCCACTCGCCGCGCCGCCCCCAGCACGGCCGAACAGCCTTTTTCCGATGTAGCGCCACCCGTGGCTAAGGCCCCAAATGCCCGCCCGGCCCGCGAGCCGCGCCGCGAAGCCGCCGTTGCCGTTGCCGAGGAGCCCGCCCCGGCAGTGGCCGTCGCGGTGGCCCCCACGGTTGAGATATTGGATTCTATTGAGGGCCTGGCCCTGGTTACGCCTTCCGAGGCCACTGGTGCCACCCTGGCCCAGGCACCGGCCACCGCTCCCGAAGAAGCTGCCGCCCCCGCCGTCAGCGCCGACGACCAGAATGCTGCCGCTCCGCGCCTCGACCGCCCCCGTCGGGAGCGCGTTGACCGTGCCGGCCGGCCCATCACCGAGCAGCGTGCTGCCGAAATGGCCGCCGAAAAAGCCGCTAATGAGGCTGCCGCCGCTGCTGCGCCCGCTCCCGAACCCAGCGCCGACAACCGCGAAGGCAATTCTAACGGCCGCCGCGAATTCGGTGGCAATGGCTTTGCCGACCGCCGCGAAAACCGCGCCGACCGTTTCGAGCGCGACAACCGCGAAGCACGCGAGCCCCGCCAGGACCAGCCCCGTGGCCCCCGCCAGGACCAGCAGCCCCGCGAAAACCGCGACAATCAGCAGCCCCGCAACGACCAGCCCCGCCAGGAGCGCGAGCCCCGCCAGGACCAGCCGCGCAACGACCAGCCCCGTGGCGAAGGCAACCGCAACCAAACCCGCGAGGAGCGCTACGCCCAGCGCGACCTGCAACGCCAGCAGCGCCAGCAAAACCCCGATGGCTCGCCCCGCCCCGACCAGCCCCAGGGCCAGAATCAAGGTCAGAACCAGAATCAAAACCAGCAGCAGAACCAGCGCCCACAGCGCCAGGAGTTGGATTTGGTGGTGCCCGGCGGCGGCACGTTTGAGCTGATGCCTGACGGCGGCTACGGCTTCCTGCGCTCGCCCTACTACAACTACCTCAGCTCGCCCGACGACGTGTATGTGTCGCCGCAGCAGGTGAAGCAGTTCGCCATGAAGCCCGGCGATACGGTGGTGGCCACCATCCGGCCGCCGCGCGAGGGCGAGAAATACTTCGCCTTGGTGGGCGTGGAAAGCATGAATGGCCGCACCGTGGAGGAAGTCCGCGACCGGGTGCCGTTCAGCCACCTCACCCCGCTTTTTGCCGACCACCGCATGAAGCTCACCACCAAGCCTAGCCAAATCAGCACCCGCGTGCTCGATTTGTTTGCGCCCATCGGCAAGGGCCAGCGCGGCCTCATCGTGGCTCAGCCCAAGACTGGTAAAACGGTGCTGCTCCAGGAAATCGCCAACGCCATTGCCGAAAACCACCCCGAAGTCTACCTCATGGTGCTGCTCATCGACGAGCGCCCCGAGGAAGTGACCGACATGGCCCGCACCGTGAAGGCCGAAGTGCTCAGCTCGACCTTCGACGAAACGGCCGACCGCCACGTAAAAATCGCCGAAATGGCGTTGGATAAAGCGCGTCGTTTAGTTGAATGCGGCCACGACGTGGTGATTCTGCTCGACTCCATCACCCGCCTGGCGCGGGCTTACAACACGGTGCAGCCCAGCTCGTCGCGCATCCTCTCGGGTGGTATCGACGCGGGCGCGCTGCAAAAGCCCAAGCGTTTCTTCGGTGCGGCCCGTAACGTGGAAGGCGGCGGCTCGCTCACCATCATTGCCACGGCCCTCATCGAAACCGGCTCCAAGATGGACGAGGTTATCTTCGAGGAATTCAAGGGCACCGGCAACATGGAACTGCAATTGGACCGCAAGCTGGCCAACAAGCGCGTGTTCCCGGCCATCGACATTCCGGCTTCCGGCACCCGCCGCGAAGACCTGCTGATGAGCAAGGACGAGCTGAACCGCGTGTGGGTGCTCCGCAAGTTCATGTCGGACATGACGGCCACCGAGGCCATGGAATTCCTCAAGGACCGCATCAAAGGCACCAAGGATAACGAAGAATTCCTGCTGGCGATGAACGGCTAA
- the serS gene encoding serine--tRNA ligase — protein sequence MLQLSVLRDQTDHVLAGLAKKRYATGPADVAAILDLDQRRRQLQTSHDSAQAEANELARQIGGLMKSGDKAGAETLKARTAELKQHTQSAAAELAQVEKEQQQLLYKLPNLPHASVPEGRAAANNEIVREHGSKPELGSDAVPHWDLIKKYDIIDFELGVKITGAGFPVYKGQGARLQRALINFFLDEARAAGYTEMQPPILVNEASGYGTGQLPDKEGQMYHDAKDDLYLIPTAEVPLTNIYRDEIIPVEKLPVRIAGHTPCFRREAGSWGADVRGLNRLHQFDKVEIVQITEPEHSYAALDTMVAHIEGLLQKLELPYRVLRLCGGDMGFTSALTFDLEVWSAAQGRWLEVSSASNFETYQANRLKCRYKVDGKTQLLHTLNGSALALPRIVAALLENNQTAEGIKLPAVLHSYCGFGMIV from the coding sequence ATGCTGCAACTTTCCGTTCTCCGCGACCAGACCGACCATGTGCTGGCCGGCCTCGCCAAAAAACGCTACGCCACCGGCCCCGCCGATGTGGCCGCCATCCTCGACCTCGACCAGCGCCGCCGCCAGCTCCAGACCAGCCACGACTCGGCCCAGGCCGAAGCCAACGAGCTGGCCCGCCAAATCGGCGGCCTCATGAAGTCCGGCGACAAAGCCGGGGCCGAAACCCTCAAGGCCCGCACCGCCGAGCTGAAGCAGCACACGCAGAGCGCTGCCGCCGAGCTGGCTCAAGTGGAGAAAGAGCAGCAGCAGCTCCTGTATAAGCTGCCAAACCTGCCCCACGCCAGCGTGCCCGAAGGCCGCGCCGCCGCCAACAACGAAATTGTGCGCGAGCACGGCAGCAAGCCCGAACTCGGCTCCGATGCCGTGCCGCACTGGGATTTGATTAAGAAGTACGACATCATCGACTTCGAGCTGGGGGTGAAAATCACCGGCGCGGGCTTCCCCGTGTACAAGGGCCAGGGCGCCCGTTTGCAGCGCGCCCTCATCAACTTTTTCCTGGATGAGGCCCGGGCCGCCGGCTACACCGAGATGCAGCCGCCCATTCTGGTGAACGAGGCCAGCGGCTACGGCACCGGCCAGCTCCCCGATAAGGAGGGCCAGATGTACCACGACGCCAAGGACGACCTCTACCTCATTCCCACGGCCGAGGTGCCGCTGACGAATATTTACCGCGACGAGATTATTCCCGTTGAGAAGCTGCCCGTGCGCATTGCCGGCCACACGCCCTGCTTCCGCCGCGAGGCCGGCTCGTGGGGAGCCGATGTGCGCGGCCTCAACCGCCTGCACCAGTTCGACAAGGTAGAAATCGTGCAAATCACGGAGCCGGAGCACAGCTATGCCGCCCTCGACACCATGGTGGCTCACATCGAAGGGCTGCTGCAAAAGCTGGAGCTGCCCTACCGCGTGTTGCGCCTCTGCGGCGGCGACATGGGCTTCACCAGCGCCCTGACGTTTGACTTGGAGGTGTGGAGCGCCGCCCAGGGCCGCTGGCTCGAAGTAAGCTCGGCCTCGAATTTTGAGACTTACCAGGCCAACCGCCTCAAGTGCCGCTACAAGGTGGACGGCAAAACTCAGCTGCTGCACACGCTCAACGGTTCGGCGCTGGCGCTGCCCCGTATCGTGGCCGCGCTGCTGGAGAACAACCAGACAGCGGAGGGCATCAAGCTGCCGGCAGTGCTGCACAGCTACTGCGGGTTTGGGATGATTGTCTGA
- a CDS encoding UBP-type zinc finger domain-containing protein has protein sequence MSETEPCQHLTAVIKLKTAPEYACPECVALGDTWVHLRVCQQCGHVGCCDSSRNKHATRHFQASQHPVVSSAEPGEQWLWCYVDEEMAEY, from the coding sequence ATGTCCGAAACCGAACCCTGCCAGCACCTTACCGCCGTCATCAAGCTCAAAACCGCCCCCGAGTACGCCTGTCCCGAGTGCGTAGCCCTCGGCGATACCTGGGTGCACCTGCGCGTATGCCAGCAGTGCGGCCACGTCGGCTGCTGCGACTCTTCCAGGAATAAGCATGCTACCAGGCACTTCCAAGCCAGTCAGCACCCGGTGGTATCATCGGCCGAGCCGGGCGAGCAGTGGCTCTGGTGCTACGTGGATGAGGAAATGGCGGAGTATTAG